One Pseudodesulfovibrio cashew DNA window includes the following coding sequences:
- the rho gene encoding transcription termination factor Rho has protein sequence MAEKKTTKETKGKVKPAAKSKKKPKVTTETNGNGVDKLNLAELKLKSMQDLTDLAVQLEVENPSSMRKQELIFELLQQCASQNGQIFGDGVLEILPDGFGFLRSPMYSYMPGPDDIYVSPSQIRRFGLRKGDVVSGQIRPPKEGERYFALLRVSEIGFEKPEHSKNLVLFDNLTPLYPEEQLKLENGDKNYSSRIIDLLAPIGKGQRGVIVAPPRTGKTIMLQTIANSINANHPEVDLIVLLIDERPEEVTDMQRTVRAEVVSSTFDEPPTRHVQVAEMVIEKAKRLVERKRDVVILLDSITRLGRAYNAVTPSSGRVLSGGIDANALQRPKRFFGAARNIEEGGSLTIISTALIDTGSRMDEVIFEEFKGTGNMELYLDRHLAEKRVYPAIDINRSGTRKEELLLGEDVLNRVWILRKLLSPMSSIDSMEFLRGKMKGTKNNREFLDSMSK, from the coding sequence ATGGCCGAAAAAAAGACCACTAAAGAGACCAAAGGCAAAGTCAAGCCCGCCGCCAAAAGCAAAAAAAAGCCGAAGGTGACGACGGAAACCAACGGCAACGGCGTAGACAAACTCAATCTTGCCGAGCTCAAACTGAAATCCATGCAGGACCTGACCGACCTGGCGGTCCAGCTGGAAGTGGAAAACCCCAGCTCCATGCGCAAGCAGGAGCTGATCTTCGAGCTGCTCCAACAGTGCGCATCGCAGAACGGCCAGATCTTCGGCGACGGCGTTCTTGAAATCCTGCCCGACGGCTTCGGATTCCTGCGCTCGCCCATGTATTCCTACATGCCCGGCCCTGACGACATCTACGTCTCCCCGTCCCAGATCCGCCGCTTCGGCCTGCGCAAGGGTGACGTCGTCTCCGGACAGATCCGCCCGCCCAAGGAAGGCGAGCGCTACTTCGCCCTGCTCCGAGTCAGCGAAATCGGCTTCGAGAAGCCCGAACACTCCAAGAACCTGGTCCTGTTCGACAACCTGACGCCCCTCTACCCCGAAGAGCAGCTCAAGCTGGAAAACGGCGACAAGAATTATTCCTCCCGCATCATCGATCTGCTGGCCCCCATCGGCAAAGGGCAGCGCGGCGTCATCGTGGCCCCGCCCCGCACCGGTAAGACCATCATGCTCCAGACCATCGCCAATTCCATCAACGCCAACCATCCCGAGGTGGACCTCATCGTGCTGCTCATCGACGAGCGGCCCGAGGAAGTGACCGACATGCAGCGCACGGTCAGGGCCGAGGTGGTCTCCTCCACCTTCGACGAACCGCCGACCCGCCACGTCCAGGTCGCGGAAATGGTCATCGAAAAGGCCAAGCGCCTGGTGGAACGCAAGCGGGACGTTGTCATCCTCCTTGACTCCATCACCCGTCTTGGCCGCGCCTACAACGCGGTGACTCCTTCATCCGGCCGCGTCCTCTCCGGCGGTATCGACGCCAACGCACTGCAGCGCCCCAAGCGCTTCTTCGGCGCGGCGCGCAACATCGAGGAGGGCGGCAGCCTGACCATCATCTCCACCGCGCTCATCGACACCGGTTCGCGCATGGACGAGGTCATCTTCGAGGAGTTCAAGGGCACCGGTAACATGGAGCTCTACCTGGACCGCCATCTGGCCGAGAAGCGCGTCTACCCGGCCATCGACATCAACCGTTCCGGCACCCGCAAGGAAGAGCTGCTCCTGGGCGAGGACGTGCTCAACCGCGTCTGGATCCTGCGCAAGCTGCTCTCTCCCATGAGTTCCATAGACTCCATGGAGTTCCTGCGAGGCAAGATGAAGGGAACAAAGAACAACAGGGAGTTTCTGGACTCCATGTCCAAGTAA
- a CDS encoding CarD family transcriptional regulator produces the protein MFKVNELVVYPSQGVGRVERIESQEIGGVKADFYIVRILSNNVTLMVPVANAENVGLRPVCDAKTGQGIFDSLNDRSDFTGYTGQNWNRRYREYSEKLKSGDLSDVAYVLKELFLIGKDKELSFGERRLLEQAMGLVSMELAYSVDRDQEQIKDDINEMFADVIAAQEEDA, from the coding sequence GTGTTCAAGGTCAATGAGTTAGTTGTCTATCCCTCCCAGGGAGTCGGCCGCGTTGAGCGGATCGAATCCCAGGAAATCGGTGGTGTGAAAGCCGATTTCTATATTGTTCGCATCCTGAGCAACAACGTGACCCTGATGGTTCCCGTGGCCAACGCCGAGAACGTGGGGTTGCGCCCGGTCTGTGATGCCAAAACCGGCCAGGGTATCTTCGATTCCCTCAACGATCGATCCGATTTTACTGGGTATACCGGCCAAAACTGGAACCGCCGTTACCGTGAGTATTCCGAAAAGCTCAAGAGTGGCGATCTCTCCGACGTGGCTTACGTCCTGAAGGAGCTTTTCCTCATCGGCAAGGACAAGGAGCTCTCCTTTGGCGAGCGCCGTCTGCTGGAACAGGCCATGGGACTGGTTTCCATGGAACTGGCTTATTCTGTTGATCGCGATCAGGAGCAGATCAAGGACGACATCAATGAGATGTTCGCCGATGTCATCGCAGCCCAGGAAGAAGACGCCTAG
- the pth gene encoding aminoacyl-tRNA hydrolase, translated as MDYKGVIVGLGNPGPKYENTRHNIGFMLVDHLLAIGASRKNMRLEQIEESGDYALWRIRFAGAYRLLAKPMTYMNLSGKAVSKICGRHGLTPDQVMVVHDELDLPVGRMKLKKGGGNNGHNGLESIQEQLNTPNFFRLRLGVGRPEDKYKPISDWVLEPFLPENARHIPAVIEHACKGLDIFYRRGQGFATQHINGFSLEEPEGPAEKDDTGEENG; from the coding sequence ATGGACTACAAAGGCGTCATCGTCGGCCTGGGGAATCCCGGCCCCAAATACGAGAACACCCGGCACAACATCGGCTTCATGCTGGTGGACCATCTGCTGGCCATTGGCGCTTCCAGAAAAAACATGCGCCTGGAGCAGATCGAGGAATCCGGCGACTACGCCCTCTGGAGAATCCGCTTCGCCGGAGCCTACCGACTTCTGGCCAAGCCCATGACCTACATGAACTTGAGCGGCAAGGCGGTTTCCAAGATCTGCGGACGGCACGGCCTGACTCCCGACCAGGTAATGGTTGTTCATGACGAGCTCGATCTGCCCGTAGGACGAATGAAACTCAAGAAAGGCGGCGGCAATAACGGGCACAACGGGCTGGAATCGATACAGGAACAACTGAACACTCCGAATTTTTTCCGGTTGCGCCTGGGGGTGGGCCGCCCGGAGGATAAATACAAGCCCATCAGCGATTGGGTTCTGGAACCGTTCCTGCCGGAAAACGCAAGACACATCCCGGCTGTCATCGAACACGCGTGCAAGGGGCTGGACATCTTTTATCGCCGGGGACAGGGATTCGCCACTCAGCACATCAACGGCTTCTCCCTGGAAGAACCGGAAGGGCCTGCGGAGAAGGACGATACAGGAGAAGAAAACGGTTGA
- a CDS encoding 50S ribosomal protein L25 — MAELLKLNVQERTQLGKGPNRRLRATGMVPGIYYDAKGANIPVKVAMIPLQKAYSALGNAQVFDLVLEKDGKTQTHPSLLWRVRNEPVSGTPEHVDFFGVDLDKEIKVAVHFEITGSSPGVKLGGTLELFRESVEVICKPMAIPESLIIDISGLEIMDSVHIEDIEFPEGVTPVFDENYAVLSIAAKRGADDDEEGEEGEAEAAEEAAE, encoded by the coding sequence ATGGCAGAACTGCTTAAACTCAACGTTCAGGAACGCACCCAGCTGGGCAAGGGCCCCAACCGCCGCCTCCGTGCCACCGGCATGGTCCCGGGCATTTACTACGATGCCAAGGGCGCCAACATCCCGGTCAAGGTGGCCATGATCCCCCTGCAGAAGGCGTACTCCGCCCTCGGCAACGCCCAGGTCTTCGACCTGGTCCTGGAAAAGGACGGCAAGACCCAGACCCATCCTTCCCTGCTCTGGCGCGTGCGTAACGAGCCTGTCTCGGGCACTCCTGAACACGTCGACTTTTTCGGCGTCGATCTGGACAAGGAAATCAAGGTCGCCGTCCACTTCGAGATCACCGGCTCCTCCCCGGGCGTCAAGCTCGGCGGTACTCTGGAACTGTTCCGCGAGTCCGTTGAAGTCATCTGCAAGCCCATGGCCATCCCCGAGTCCCTCATCATTGATATCTCCGGCCTGGAGATCATGGACTCCGTGCACATCGAGGACATTGAATTCCCCGAGGGTGTGACTCCTGTCTTCGACGAGAACTACGCCGTCCTGAGCATCGCTGCCAAGCGCGGTGCTGACGACGACGAAGAAGGTGAAGAAGGCGAAGCCGAAGCAGCTGAAGAGGCCGCTGAATAG
- a CDS encoding ribose-phosphate diphosphokinase — protein sequence MHGELKIISGSASPQLAEAICEHLGTKPSPVLRERFSDGEIRIEIGENVRGDDVFVVQPTCSPVNYHLMELCLMLDALKRASASRVTAVVPYFGYARQDRKVVPRAPISAKLVADIMSAAGMQRLVTCDLHAGQIQGFFDCPVDNLFAAPVLMEHLRDREDDFVIISPDAGGVERARAYAKRLGATLAIVDKRRDAPNQAKAMHIIGDVKDKVAVVIDDMIDTAGTMCAAANVIMDNGAKEVMACATHPVLSGPAIQRLEESAFSEVIVTDTIPLKDENCCQKIKVRSVASLLAKAINNVHTESSVSVLFI from the coding sequence ATGCATGGTGAGTTGAAGATCATTTCCGGTTCCGCCAGCCCGCAGCTGGCCGAGGCCATTTGCGAACACCTTGGTACCAAGCCGTCCCCGGTGTTGCGTGAACGCTTTTCCGACGGCGAGATCCGCATTGAAATCGGCGAGAACGTGCGCGGCGACGACGTGTTCGTGGTCCAACCCACCTGCTCGCCGGTCAACTACCACCTCATGGAACTGTGCCTGATGCTGGACGCCCTGAAGCGTGCCAGCGCCTCCCGCGTCACCGCCGTTGTTCCGTACTTCGGCTATGCGCGCCAGGACCGGAAAGTGGTTCCCCGGGCGCCCATCTCCGCCAAGCTGGTGGCCGACATCATGTCCGCAGCCGGCATGCAGCGGCTGGTCACCTGTGACCTGCACGCGGGCCAGATCCAGGGCTTCTTCGACTGTCCGGTGGACAACCTGTTCGCCGCCCCGGTCCTTATGGAGCACCTGCGCGACCGTGAAGACGACTTCGTGATCATCTCTCCTGATGCCGGCGGCGTGGAACGCGCCCGTGCCTACGCCAAACGGCTGGGCGCCACCCTGGCCATCGTGGACAAGCGCCGCGACGCGCCCAACCAGGCCAAGGCCATGCATATCATCGGCGACGTCAAGGACAAGGTGGCCGTGGTCATCGACGACATGATCGACACCGCAGGCACCATGTGCGCTGCGGCCAACGTGATCATGGACAACGGCGCCAAGGAAGTCATGGCCTGCGCGACCCACCCGGTCCTGTCCGGCCCGGCCATCCAACGCCTGGAGGAGTCCGCCTTCTCCGAGGTCATCGTCACCGACACCATCCCGCTCAAGGATGAAAACTGCTGCCAGAAGATCAAGGTGCGCTCTGTAGCGTCCCTGCTGGCCAAAGCTATCAACAACGTGCACACGGAATCGTCCGTGTCCGTTCTGTTTATCTAG
- the ispE gene encoding 4-(cytidine 5'-diphospho)-2-C-methyl-D-erythritol kinase, translating into MTRSEPFSESILASPAKINLYLKVLGLREDGYHELDTLFYPVDDLHDTVRIEPGHDEHMYLRCPECPDLESTSNLIYKAWKAFGAATGFQPGMFVTLNKTVPMGGGLGGGSSNAATMLRWLNENAGPNALTTQELLALAATLGADVPFFLMDGPALARGIGEELTPASPGLSGMTLVLVMPDLHVDTPWAFQAWDEANDFRKIDDSLTTLGKDTKNPSPVSPLEVVNDLEPVVFAKHPTLRKIKEKLIQTGAAAAAMSGSGASLFGLYRNRDSAMSAVRALKENGTEIVVTECR; encoded by the coding sequence ATGACACGTAGCGAACCTTTCTCCGAGTCCATCCTCGCCTCCCCGGCCAAGATCAATCTCTACCTCAAGGTCCTCGGACTTCGCGAGGACGGCTACCATGAGTTGGACACCCTCTTCTATCCGGTGGACGACCTACACGACACAGTCCGCATCGAGCCGGGGCACGACGAACACATGTACCTGCGCTGCCCGGAATGTCCGGACCTGGAGTCCACCTCCAACCTTATTTATAAGGCATGGAAGGCGTTCGGCGCGGCCACCGGCTTCCAGCCCGGCATGTTCGTAACCCTGAACAAGACCGTTCCCATGGGCGGCGGGCTTGGCGGAGGATCGTCAAACGCCGCAACAATGCTCCGCTGGCTTAACGAGAACGCCGGGCCGAACGCGTTGACCACGCAGGAACTCCTGGCACTGGCCGCAACTCTGGGCGCGGACGTTCCCTTTTTCCTCATGGACGGCCCGGCCCTCGCGCGAGGAATCGGCGAAGAGCTGACTCCGGCTTCGCCGGGACTCTCAGGCATGACACTCGTCCTGGTCATGCCCGACCTTCACGTGGACACCCCCTGGGCCTTCCAGGCATGGGATGAGGCCAACGACTTCCGCAAGATTGATGATTCCTTGACAACCCTAGGCAAGGATACTAAGAATCCATCTCCCGTTTCGCCCCTGGAAGTGGTCAACGACTTGGAGCCTGTTGTCTTTGCAAAGCATCCAACTTTGCGCAAGATCAAGGAAAAGCTCATCCAGACCGGTGCGGCGGCAGCCGCCATGAGCGGCTCGGGAGCCTCCCTGTTCGGTCTGTACCGCAACAGGGATTCAGCCATGTCCGCTGTCAGGGCTCTCAAGGAAAACGGGACTGAAATAGTCGTGACGGAGTGTCGCTGA
- a CDS encoding Do family serine endopeptidase: MIRKTLKFTLVLSLVLFLPVFAQANNLPEFTELAATAGKSVVFISTEKVADVPTQTEQFRQQIPDGHPFKDFFDRFDQFFGQQPGKQPRKQRGQGSGFVISSDGLIVTNNHVIDGADKVTVHFQGDNSEHPAKIIGQDKETDLAVIKIDLDRPLPVLNFGDSDAIKVGEWVLAIGNPYGLDNTVTAGIISAKYRNLRVGPFDNFLQTDASINPGNSGGPLLNMKGEVIGINSLINAAGQNLGFAVPSNQAKEIIAQLKQGKTYQRGWLGVTIQPVDENQAKALGLEEPTGALIASVGEGQPAAKAGVKQGDVVLEVNGIKVHDSNELLRSIANLKPGEKAKLTLWRNGKEITRTVTLGQRGEKAMASMQPVPPKQASNVLGMSVKPISKKEAAALGLGSAHGLLVVQVDPNAAASDEGVRQGDVIVQANQQDVNTPAELEAVIQRDKKRGAVMLLIKRQGQNLFVALPLEDQ, encoded by the coding sequence ATGATTCGCAAAACCCTCAAATTCACCCTTGTCTTATCCCTTGTGCTGTTCCTGCCGGTGTTCGCACAGGCGAACAACCTGCCCGAATTCACTGAACTGGCGGCCACTGCGGGTAAATCCGTGGTCTTCATCTCCACGGAGAAAGTCGCGGACGTGCCGACTCAGACCGAGCAATTCAGGCAGCAGATCCCGGATGGTCATCCGTTCAAGGACTTCTTCGACCGCTTCGACCAGTTTTTCGGCCAGCAGCCCGGCAAACAGCCTCGCAAGCAGCGTGGCCAGGGCTCCGGCTTCGTTATTTCGTCCGACGGGCTGATCGTCACCAACAATCACGTCATCGACGGAGCAGACAAGGTGACCGTCCACTTCCAGGGCGACAACTCCGAGCACCCGGCCAAAATCATCGGCCAGGACAAGGAGACCGACCTGGCCGTGATCAAGATCGACCTCGACAGGCCGCTTCCGGTCCTGAACTTCGGCGACTCTGACGCGATCAAAGTCGGCGAATGGGTCCTGGCCATCGGCAACCCCTACGGACTGGACAATACGGTCACCGCAGGCATCATCTCGGCCAAGTACCGCAACCTGCGCGTAGGCCCGTTCGATAATTTCCTCCAGACCGACGCGTCCATCAACCCGGGCAACTCCGGCGGCCCGCTCCTAAACATGAAGGGCGAGGTCATCGGCATCAACAGCCTGATCAACGCGGCCGGCCAGAACCTCGGCTTCGCGGTGCCGTCCAACCAGGCCAAGGAGATCATCGCCCAGCTCAAGCAGGGCAAGACCTACCAGCGCGGCTGGCTCGGCGTGACCATCCAGCCCGTTGACGAGAACCAGGCCAAGGCCCTTGGCCTTGAAGAGCCCACCGGCGCGCTCATCGCTTCTGTTGGCGAAGGCCAGCCCGCGGCCAAGGCCGGAGTCAAGCAGGGCGACGTGGTCCTCGAAGTCAACGGCATCAAGGTACACGACAGCAATGAACTGCTCCGAAGCATCGCCAACCTGAAGCCCGGCGAAAAGGCCAAGCTGACCCTGTGGCGCAACGGCAAGGAGATCACCCGCACGGTCACCCTCGGCCAGCGCGGCGAAAAGGCCATGGCCTCCATGCAGCCCGTGCCTCCCAAGCAGGCGTCCAACGTGCTCGGCATGTCCGTCAAGCCCATCAGCAAGAAGGAAGCCGCCGCACTGGGACTCGGCTCGGCGCATGGCCTGCTCGTGGTCCAGGTGGACCCCAATGCTGCCGCGTCCGATGAAGGCGTGCGCCAGGGTGACGTCATCGTCCAGGCCAACCAGCAGGACGTGAACACGCCCGCCGAACTGGAGGCCGTGATTCAGCGCGACAAGAAGCGCGGCGCGGTCATGCTGCTCATCAAGCGCCAGGGACAGAACCTCTTCGTGGCCCTGCCGCTCGAAGACCAATAA
- a CDS encoding PEP-CTERM sorting domain-containing protein gives MILFAFPALASASTSTTTSLTSFGALPGTVSEVGGIVLELKGQNNNRVVAQLSASSLYVGYAGSTPQTIGTQTGFTASILSSLGGGLLEAAVRVTLWDGDTAPGDFDDGDVDLWLNGIYMQNFSNVLTERTSSTGTSLGATSYGFNDDELRTGFFYSSDNTFLSSLYASMAGGSIAYSLFDADTPGDNYYDFTQGVDASLIDVGTGPQLNPSVPEPGTVLLMAIGMGGLLVFRRKRHSA, from the coding sequence TTGATTCTGTTCGCTTTTCCGGCCCTGGCTTCGGCCTCGACATCCACCACCACATCCCTCACTTCATTCGGTGCACTCCCGGGCACCGTCTCAGAAGTGGGAGGCATCGTTCTTGAGCTCAAAGGCCAGAACAACAACCGCGTGGTTGCCCAGCTTTCGGCTTCGTCTCTGTACGTGGGCTATGCCGGTTCCACCCCCCAGACTATCGGTACGCAAACGGGCTTCACCGCCAGCATCCTGAGCTCCCTCGGCGGCGGTCTCTTGGAAGCAGCTGTCCGCGTCACCCTGTGGGATGGCGACACGGCGCCCGGTGACTTTGACGATGGCGACGTCGATCTGTGGCTGAACGGCATCTACATGCAAAACTTCAGCAATGTCCTTACCGAGAGGACTTCCTCCACCGGAACCTCCTTGGGTGCAACGAGTTACGGTTTTAATGATGACGAACTCAGAACCGGCTTTTTCTACAGCAGTGACAACACGTTCCTCAGCAGCTTGTATGCCTCCATGGCTGGCGGCTCCATTGCTTACAGCCTTTTCGACGCTGACACTCCGGGCGACAACTACTATGACTTCACCCAGGGCGTTGATGCCTCTCTCATTGATGTCGGCACCGGCCCCCAGCTCAATCCGTCCGTTCCTGAACCCGGCACTGTCCTTCTTATGGCAATCGGTATGGGCGGCCTGCTGGTATTCCGTCGCAAAAGACATTCTGCTTAG
- a CDS encoding nitroreductase family protein codes for MPKDTNLGVMDAITKRHSVRTFTEKPVSNDQLDALFQAARLAPSSLNSQPWRYKAVRDKSLLTEFGKKEISRTQAWLAGAGAIIVCCADTEGYVRDSQASAFFYRENDLIKGDTMKGIDEYVERESSAAESARFGAAAMNVGISISFMMLRAVELGLGTCWVGMFNEQKIKDMLGLPPGLRIVGLLAVGHPAPGQPTEHKRKQLEELVLT; via the coding sequence ATGCCCAAAGACACAAATCTTGGCGTTATGGATGCCATCACCAAACGGCACAGCGTACGCACCTTCACCGAAAAACCAGTTTCGAATGACCAACTCGACGCCCTGTTCCAGGCAGCACGACTGGCCCCGTCCAGCCTCAACTCCCAACCATGGCGCTACAAGGCCGTGCGGGACAAATCGCTGCTTACTGAATTCGGCAAAAAAGAAATCTCACGGACCCAGGCCTGGCTTGCCGGAGCTGGCGCGATCATCGTCTGCTGCGCCGACACCGAAGGCTATGTCCGCGATTCCCAGGCAAGCGCATTCTTCTACAGGGAGAACGACCTGATCAAAGGGGATACCATGAAAGGAATCGACGAATACGTTGAGCGGGAGTCCTCGGCGGCCGAAAGTGCGCGTTTCGGCGCGGCGGCGATGAACGTGGGTATCTCCATCTCCTTCATGATGCTCCGTGCAGTTGAACTGGGGCTCGGAACCTGCTGGGTCGGCATGTTCAACGAACAAAAGATAAAGGATATGCTAGGGCTGCCCCCGGGCCTGCGCATCGTGGGCCTGCTTGCCGTCGGCCACCCCGCTCCAGGTCAACCTACGGAGCACAAGCGCAAACAGCTGGAAGAGTTGGTCCTTACCTAA
- the corA gene encoding magnesium/cobalt transporter CorA yields MFDFLRWIHHKRDVPPGTLLYAGEEKNFVPFLRVHSYDTNNLDSRTADALDQDSLPSGRVNFVHVVGVHHPEMIRTIGTQLGFPTLALEDVMNMGQRAKLAWLDDDTGFVVMKNVQMADHRLESRQVSLFWRNGLVVVFTEEDDGLLDGILARLGKGKGKLRSTGSAYLVAAILDALVDRHLAALGELGELSEKLEASLLEETTDDNLGQLYEIKRETILLRNILMPVQDIFKALLREDAETPEEALPYLRDVAEHSAQSVEGTFALHDILKSMIDYQISMIGIRTNKVMQFLTVIATLFIPLTFIAGVYGMNFQNMPELQWRYGYFLALGLMGAVGVIMLVYFVRKKLL; encoded by the coding sequence ATGTTCGATTTTCTACGATGGATTCATCACAAGCGGGACGTCCCGCCCGGGACCCTGCTCTATGCGGGCGAAGAAAAGAACTTCGTCCCCTTTCTTCGCGTCCACTCCTATGACACGAACAATCTGGACTCGCGCACGGCGGACGCCCTGGACCAAGATTCACTGCCCAGCGGCAGAGTCAACTTCGTTCACGTGGTAGGCGTGCATCACCCGGAAATGATCCGGACCATAGGAACCCAACTAGGCTTTCCGACCCTGGCCCTGGAGGATGTCATGAACATGGGGCAGCGCGCCAAGCTGGCCTGGCTCGACGATGACACCGGTTTCGTGGTCATGAAAAATGTACAGATGGCGGATCACCGCCTGGAAAGCCGGCAGGTGAGCCTGTTCTGGCGCAACGGACTGGTCGTGGTCTTCACGGAAGAGGACGACGGGCTGTTGGACGGCATCCTGGCCCGCCTGGGCAAAGGAAAAGGAAAACTCAGGTCCACGGGCTCGGCCTACCTGGTGGCGGCCATTCTGGATGCCCTTGTGGACCGCCATCTTGCCGCCCTGGGAGAACTGGGAGAACTGTCCGAAAAGCTCGAGGCCTCACTGCTGGAGGAGACAACCGACGACAACCTCGGCCAGCTCTACGAAATCAAGCGGGAGACCATCCTGCTCCGGAATATCCTGATGCCCGTTCAGGACATTTTCAAGGCGCTCCTGCGCGAGGACGCGGAAACGCCCGAGGAGGCGCTGCCCTACCTTCGGGACGTGGCCGAACACAGTGCTCAGTCCGTGGAAGGGACCTTCGCCCTGCACGACATCCTCAAAAGCATGATCGACTACCAGATCTCCATGATCGGCATCCGTACCAACAAGGTCATGCAATTCCTGACCGTCATCGCGACACTCTTCATTCCCCTGACCTTCATCGCAGGGGTCTACGGCATGAATTTCCAGAACATGCCCGAACTACAATGGCGCTACGGCTATTTCCTCGCCCTGGGCCTGATGGGTGCCGTGGGCGTGATCATGCTGGTCTATTTCGTCAGGAAAAAACTGCTTTAG